The Leucothrix mucor DSM 2157 DNA window TTGTCGGTTTCGATTTTCGTATCGCGAACACCAGCAAACCAATTCCAAGCGCCAAGATAGCCGCTATCATTCCCCAAGCGCGATACGTTGTGGCGGTGACTTGCTCCCCTAGTCGTGCGGTTTGTTTGGCGAAAAGCGCTGAATTAACGTCAGTGACTTTGCCTGTGTTCGGATCAATCCGTTTGATTGTCTGAGTGTTATAATCTGCGAGAAACAAGGTCGCACCATCGAAATAAAAAGCACTGGCATCCTGAATGCTCGCACCATAGCGGCTTGCATCGTCGCTTATTCGATATAAACCCGGCTGAGCCATATTATGGTCATTGGATAAAAGCCACCAGCCACTTCCATCCTGCTGAAAGTGTGACGGGTATCGATGGTGACTTTCAATGCCTTCAATATCGGTGAAGTTGATGATTTCATCGGTGCGGCTCAGCTGGTCATCGTCAGGTTTGATTCCAACCAACTGATTGTTATTCGTATCCAGTACCCAGTATTTATCCCGCACGCGCTGGATTTCATTGGGGAAGGCAAAGCCGCCAAGCGAGTCCAATACCTTGCCTTCTGCACCGACCAGATAGACTTTATGTCTGGATGGATCATTAATCAGAGACTGCCCGTTTTGCAGTGCCAGCCCACCCCAAGGCTGGTCAAAACTGAGAATGGAATCTCCCCACGGTTGGCAGTCAATTAACCTCGCATCGCACTTTAACAGACTGCTTTGACCGCTTTTATTCTCGTCCTCAGTCATACGAAGTAGCCGTTTCACGTTATCCAGAACGGTTGCTTGCTGGCCGCCTTTGTTTATTAACCAGCCGCCATTTTTCAGAGGAATGACTTCTCCACTAACCCGTTGAATGCCGTAAGGTGCCAGCGATAAGCTCTGCTCGGTAAACGGTTTATTGTCAGTGGGTAACCGGATGAGTTGGTCGCCATAAAGTGCCCAGACTTTGCCGTCAACGTCAGAGGTTATTTGCGAAACAGGTGTCTGCGTAATCCCAAGCACATTGTGCATGTAGACGAAAATAGCCAGAATTAAACAGCCAATGAAAGCCGTAGCAGGTAAGACAGGAAGATCGCGATCCATATTATTTTCTTTTTATTATGTTAGGGCCAGTTACCAAAGCCATTGTCATGACAGTTATAACAAGCGATGACTGAGTCGCGGGTGAATCTGATAAAGCTAACCAAGCCCATACTGCCACGGTGATTGGGGCTGTGGCCTTAAGGTTGAGTGTTAAGCTGTTTAAAAAAGTAGGTTTGGCCACTATGGCTGGTAGGTTTTAAATTGTTGAGACAGGCTATCCTTTATATGGTTGAACATCCGTTTAGTCACCTAAGCATCAGGAGATAACTCATGAAAATCTGGGATCAGGACAAATACCAACAAGCATGGAATTTCGCCTCAGAAATCCATAATGACCAGACGCTACCCGCCAGCGACATTCCCTACATTAACCACCTTGGATTGGTTGCCATGGAAGCGACTGCCACGGTAGCGCATGAGGCGATTGATAGCCCAAACCTGCTTGTCCTCTGCGCATTGCTGCATGATGCCATTGAAGATACCGACGCCACTTACGAGGATATCGCAAACCGCTTTGGTCGCGATATTGCCGATGGGGTTCTAGCGCTGACCAAAAACACGCAGTTCCCGTCAAAACCAGAACAAATGAAGGACAGCCTTCGCCGGATAAAACTACAGCCGAAAGAGGTTTGGATGGTCAAGCTATGCGACCGCATTACAAATCTACAGTCGCCACCATCCCATTGGAGTAAAACCAAAATCTCCGATTACCAGAGTGAAGCGCGGCTGATATTGGAAGCACTTGGCGAAGCTAGTCCGTTTCTGGCACAGCGACTGGCGGCAAAAATCTCAAACTATGATCAATACTTATGAAGCGGGTTGTTGGTCAGTTGTAATCAGCCAATGTAAATATAGTGTTAGAAATACCGTTGAATTTTCAATCGTGGCTGGGGTCTACTAAGCTTAGTGCAAAAATAGACCAAACACTCGATTAATAACACTTAAACGAAGGTGTTGAAAATGAAACCGATTCTACCGTTACTACTCGTGCTTCTATCCTCAAACATTGCTCAGGCGGACAACCCAAATGTTTGTGCCACTCTGGAAGGTTCTGATCTCACCCGCAATATCGACCTTGATCTTGGTAGCGAACCAACCTCGGACCTATCAAAGGTGATTGCCTTTTCATCCAATGTTGCGTTTAGTCGCGATGGGCAAAAGATCGCGCTTTACCAGGTGTCCGATTCCAAAAAACTGGCCACGTTTAAATTATTTGAGAGCAAAACGGGCAAGCTACTACAGAGCCAAACGCTGGACAACTACGAAGAGCGCAGCCATCAAACGGAGCTACAATTTTCACCGCAAGAAGGGATTGTTTATCTGAGAGGGATGAGCTATCCCGCTGAGAGCAGCAACACGAGTGGCGCGATTCCATTCTGGAATTTGGCGAGCAATGAGCTTGTTTTCTCGCCTTGTATCACTGGAATGGGCGTCTCGACGGTGCAGTTCAGCGATGATGAAACCGTAGCTTTCAGCACCACGGTCGATAGTTTCAATAGCCTGTGTAGCACTCAGGAAGCCAAGGTATTAGAGACAAAAGATCAAGGTGGTGAATACACCTTTGACCCTAAAACCAAACGCTTGCAGGCGGGTAAGTCTGGTGAGGATGAAGCACGCTTCGACATTGACGATGGCTCATTGGATGGCTATAAATTCTCCTCTAAAATCTTTCGTTTAGAGGGTAAGGATTATCGAGTCGTTGGTCCTAAGTGGCAGGGTGAAGCTGGCGATAAGCAAACCAGTATTCAGCTGTATGATGTGGAAAACCAGCAAACGCGTCCGCTTCAGACGGCGGATTTGTTTTTGCATCATGAGTTAGTTGAGCCAGCGGGTGAGTCGCCGGAATATCAGACGGTTTCTTATGATGAGCAGGCAAAGCAGGCTTCATTTTGTCGGCTGCCGTTGGTGCACTAGTGAAAGAGCATTATGCCTCGTAACAAACGGGGTTAAACGGAGCAGGGCTTATCAGAGTCGGGTATTTTCAGGGCTGAAAAGTACAGGGTTAGTGACAGTTGAGCGAGGTTATCAGGTTGCCACATTTGCTCTTTGAGTTAAGCCTTGTTTTTTTCTATCAAATTGAGTGCTATTTTAGTAACAAGACATTCTGAGGAGAAAAATATGCTACCAGCAGAAGTATTACATGATTATGAAGCATTACCCAGTGAGGCAC harbors:
- a CDS encoding HD domain-containing protein — translated: MKIWDQDKYQQAWNFASEIHNDQTLPASDIPYINHLGLVAMEATATVAHEAIDSPNLLVLCALLHDAIEDTDATYEDIANRFGRDIADGVLALTKNTQFPSKPEQMKDSLRRIKLQPKEVWMVKLCDRITNLQSPPSHWSKTKISDYQSEARLILEALGEASPFLAQRLAAKISNYDQYL